A region of the Candidatus Eisenbacteria bacterium genome:
CCGCCAGGCTCCGGCGTGAGGCTCACGCGAATGGTGTCGCCAATCCCTTCGCAAAGCAGCACCGAGAGCGCCGCGGTCGAGGCCACGATCCCCTTCATCCCCAGACCCGCCTCGGTGAGACCGAGGTGGAGGGGGTAGTCGCAGGCCTTCGCGAGCCCGCGATAGACCTGGATCAGATCGCGGACGTCGCTGACCTTGGCCGACAGGATGATGGCGTCGTGCGGCTGTCCGAACCTCTCGGCCAGCTCCGCCGAGCGCAAGGCGCTCTCGCGCATCGCCTCGAGCACGACATCGCGGTCGGCGAGCGGCTCGGCGCGACGCGCGTTCTCGTCCATCATCCGGGTGAGCAGGGCTCGATCGAGCGATCCCCAATTGACGCCGATCCTCACCGGCTTCCCGTGTCCGACCGCGACTTCGATCATGCGGCGGAAGTTCTCGTCGTGCTTCTCGCCGACGCCCACGTTGCCTGGATTGATCCGGTACTTGTCGAGCGCCCGGGCGCATTCCGGGTATTCGGTGAGCAGGAGGTGGCCGTTGTAATGGAAATCGCCGACGAGCGGAACGGTCACGCCGCGTTCGCCGAGGCGGCGGCGAATCTCCGGGACGGCGGCCGCCGCCGCTCTGGTGTTGACGGTGATCCGCACCAGCTCGGACCCCGCCTCGGCCAGCAGCTCGACCTGCTCGGCGGTGCTCGACGCGTCCTCGGTATCGGTGTTGGTCATCGACTGGACGACCACTGGATGGCCGCCGCCGACCGGCACTCGGCCAATGTAGCAAGTCGCTGTGCGACGGCTACTTAGAGGCTTGCCTTCCCCGATCTGGACCAGTGGCACGAGGCCAGGATAGGGAGCCGTCCACGAGCCCGTCAAATCTCTCAAGGTCGGGGCCCTGAGCGCCGAGAACCTAGGGGCCAACCCTTCCACGGGTCTGGACCCCAGGCCGTAAGAGGTTTTCCCAAGAGGAGGACTCCATGAAGTTCAAGGCAGTGGTTCTTGGCGTGGCTCTCTCGGCGCTGAGCGTCGGTGCGGCCCATGCCGGCTCGAACTGGATTGGTTTCTCCGGCGGCGCCGGAATCCCCACCGGGGACTATGGCGATGCCGCCGCAATGGGCTGGCACGTGGGCGCCACGGGTACCCACATGATGAACGACGCGTGGGGCATCGGAGCGGATCTGTCGTACCACGCTTGGGGCGGCTCGGATGATCTGAACGCTGCGATGGAAGCGGCTTTCGGTCCCGGCTCCGAGATTTCGTGGAGCGCCATCCAGGCGGACGTGCAC
Encoded here:
- the ispG gene encoding flavodoxin-dependent (E)-4-hydroxy-3-methylbut-2-enyl-diphosphate synthase — translated: MVQIGEGKPLSSRRTATCYIGRVPVGGGHPVVVQSMTNTDTEDASSTAEQVELLAEAGSELVRITVNTRAAAAAVPEIRRRLGERGVTVPLVGDFHYNGHLLLTEYPECARALDKYRINPGNVGVGEKHDENFRRMIEVAVGHGKPVRIGVNWGSLDRALLTRMMDENARRAEPLADRDVVLEAMRESALRSAELAERFGQPHDAIILSAKVSDVRDLIQVYRGLAKACDYPLHLGLTEAGLGMKGIVASTAALSVLLCEGIGDTIRVSLTPEPGGDRADEVRVCQQVLQSLGLRHFTPQVSSCPGCGRTTSTFFQELAAEVTGHIQKRLAVWRERHPGVEQLRIAVMGCVVNGPGESKHADIGISLPGT
- a CDS encoding outer membrane beta-barrel protein, coding for MKFKAVVLGVALSALSVGAAHAGSNWIGFSGGAGIPTGDYGDAAAMGWHVGATGTHMMNDAWGIGADLSYHAWGGSDDLNAAMEAAFGPGSEISWSAIQADVHGVMMIPTQSNVKPFAQAGLGLYNLSAKLSSPMGDDDTSESKLGFNFGGGMDFAGTGNTRWGVSGAYHIVPAEEDLGSDVNFFSVGLNFKWGLSSGN